A stretch of DNA from Candidatus Zixiibacteriota bacterium:
GACAGGTTCGTATTCTCGTTGCTGGAGAAGCCGCAGGAGCTTGACCTGGGTCGACATCGGTAACTCACCGATCTCATCAAAAAACACAGTGCCTCCATCGGCCATGGTCAATTTTCCAGGCTTATCTTTTTTGGCATCGGTAAACGCGCCTTTTTTATATCCAAACAGTTCCGACTCGAACAGGTCGACCGGAAGAGTACCGCAGTTGATGACAATATAGGGTCCTTCTTTACGCGGACTTATATTGTGTATGGCGCGGGCGAAGAGTTCCTTGCCGGACCCCGATGGCCCCTGGATCAGGACAGTGCTTTCGCTTTCGGCGATATCCGGTAGAATCGCAAACAGCTTGTTTATCTTCGGGCTTTTGGAGATTATATCCTCGAACGAATACTTCTCGGTTAAAGCTTTGCGCAGGTTTTCGATCGCCGACAGATCGCGGAATGTTTCGACCGCACCCAGGACGTTGTTATCTTCATCTCGCAACACGGCGGTGGAGATACTGATCGGCACCATCTCTCCGCAGGCATTGATAATGTTCACCGGCTTGTCGACTGCCTCGATTCCGGTCTTGAGCGTCTCCTCCAGCAGGCAGTCCTCGCATATATCCGAATGGAAAACATCGTAGCAATGCTTGCCGATTGCCTTCGAGGCAGGTATGCCGGTAATCTTTTCGGCGGCCGGATTGAAGCTGGTCACCACCCGGTTGCTGTCGACGGTGAAGACACCATCGGCAATCGAGCTCAAAATCTCCTTAAAAAATCTCAGATCTTTGGGCGTATCAGTCATATAACCGCAACTCTCAACTCATCTCAATACCATTATTTGCATTATATCACAATTTTTATCATGATTCAAA
This window harbors:
- a CDS encoding PAS domain-containing protein, giving the protein MTDTPKDLRFFKEILSSIADGVFTVDSNRVVTSFNPAAEKITGIPASKAIGKHCYDVFHSDICEDCLLEETLKTGIEAVDKPVNIINACGEMVPISISTAVLRDEDNNVLGAVETFRDLSAIENLRKALTEKYSFEDIISKSPKINKLFAILPDIAESESTVLIQGPSGSGKELFARAIHNISPRKEGPYIVINCGTLPVDLFESELFGYKKGAFTDAKKDKPGKLTMADGGTVFFDEIGELPMSTQVKLLRLLQQREYEPVGATETVKADIRVVAATNRRLKELVSQGRFRDDLYFRLAVVKIDLPPLKERREDIPYLVDHFIKRLNSRLGKKIISVSPAVMAILMEHDFQGNIRELENIIEYCFVVCRGNVIQKEHLPSELLKPDSTESISADYEMTPVTRTIDTESQIKSALRESEGRVLDAARKLNIHRTTLWRRLRRYNIDPSDYKTSD